A DNA window from Candidatus Eisenbacteria bacterium contains the following coding sequences:
- a CDS encoding FG-GAP-like repeat-containing protein, translated as MRAPSAGWSLAIASIAPILLALMGRPAFAVSFTDVGAGMTDVWVSAVAWADYDNDGDLDVVVAGEDAGGTRLTKLYRNSGGMSPAFSDVGAGLIGVRNGALAWGDYDNDGDLDLALSGLITGEASVARIYRNSGGANPTLLHVASLTGVHAGSAAWGDADRDGDLDLVLTGVDDGLTRIARIYRNSGGANPTFSDAGAGLTGTNSGVVAFGDYDDDGDPDILLTGFTGADRVTKLYRNDGSMIFTEVNVGLPNTLGNAAAWGDYDNDGDLDIVVTGFDGTGIVTKIYRNDPGPPRTFVDIGAGLTGAQLGSAAWGDCDNDGDLDLLISGSTLSAVFSKLYLNSGGPAPTFTDAGAGLLNVDASSLAWGDYDNDGDLDIMLTGRDSGMTPRTRLYRSDGAPPNTIPEPPSTLGATVNVSLVSLSWGLGGDGQTPAPGMTYNVRIGTTPGGFQTVSPMSGGNGYRRVVRLGNAKTELDLQLPAGDYYWSVQAVDGAFAGSAFAPEQRFWVQGFRQHASLAPFEGGSGGAAVWGDYDNDGDLDMLLTGADVPAALPMTKIYRNQSGSFVDIGAAIMGARFGSAAWGDYDHDGDLDILIAGDSIFINGPRSKVYRNEGNGTFTDIEAGLVGFAYSSVSWADYDNDGDLDILISGLEADGIGSTRLYRNHGDDGFLEVVTGLAGGAFATAWGDYDNDGDLDLLMGGAGDESGMLTLLYRNDSEDGFVLVPAAFAGFNSGSVAWGDYDHDGDLDVLLTGPLATRVYRNDGGASFALGFSAPNGGGAPWERSTSWADYDNDGDLDFFATGSDDFGLFRNDGGGTFSHVFSSVVPSREAAWGDFDNDGDLDLLTAGNGPTRVYRNDGVPPNAPPNPPGNLSAVRNGGSVTFSWAPTGDDRTPPLGVSYNLRVGTTPGGDQIVPSMAGASGYRRVVQLGNAQQRFSWTVLALPPGPYYWSVQAIDGGFLGSSFATSTVAVEDAGAMPTAAELGPAIPNPFSTESSLSFALPLRCHVEVAVFDLMGRRVRVLERGDRPAGRHRLQWDGRDESGVAQGNGVYLVRMTAADRTFTRKLALAR; from the coding sequence TGGGGCGACTACGACAACGACGGCGATCTCGACCTGGCCCTGTCCGGCTTGATTACGGGTGAGGCATCGGTGGCGAGGATCTATCGCAACAGCGGCGGAGCCAACCCGACGTTGCTCCACGTCGCCTCACTGACCGGCGTTCACGCCGGCTCGGCCGCATGGGGCGATGCCGATCGCGACGGCGACCTCGACCTGGTGTTGACCGGCGTCGACGATGGCCTCACGAGGATCGCCAGGATCTATCGGAACAGCGGTGGCGCGAATCCTACCTTCTCCGACGCCGGCGCCGGGCTCACCGGCACGAACTCGGGCGTCGTCGCGTTCGGCGACTACGACGACGACGGCGATCCCGACATCCTGCTGACCGGATTCACCGGGGCGGATCGCGTCACGAAGCTCTATCGAAACGACGGCTCGATGATCTTCACGGAAGTCAACGTCGGGTTGCCCAACACGCTTGGGAACGCGGCCGCATGGGGGGATTACGACAACGACGGCGACCTGGACATCGTGGTCACCGGGTTCGACGGCACCGGGATCGTCACGAAGATCTACCGAAACGACCCAGGACCACCCCGAACGTTCGTCGACATCGGTGCCGGTTTGACCGGTGCGCAGCTGGGGTCGGCCGCATGGGGCGATTGCGACAACGACGGCGACCTCGACCTGTTGATCTCGGGTTCCACGCTCTCGGCAGTCTTTTCGAAGCTCTATCTCAACAGTGGCGGGCCGGCCCCGACGTTCACCGATGCCGGCGCCGGCTTGCTGAACGTGGACGCCAGCTCCCTGGCCTGGGGGGACTACGACAACGACGGCGACCTGGACATCATGCTCACCGGCCGCGACTCGGGCATGACGCCTCGCACCCGCTTGTACCGGAGTGACGGGGCGCCGCCGAATACCATCCCCGAACCTCCCAGTACGCTCGGGGCCACGGTGAACGTTTCGCTCGTTTCGCTGAGCTGGGGCTTGGGCGGCGATGGACAGACACCTGCGCCGGGGATGACCTACAACGTGCGCATCGGCACCACGCCGGGCGGGTTCCAGACGGTGTCGCCCATGTCGGGCGGCAATGGCTACCGCCGGGTCGTCCGACTGGGTAACGCGAAGACTGAGCTCGATCTGCAGCTGCCGGCGGGGGACTACTACTGGAGCGTTCAGGCCGTCGACGGCGCTTTCGCCGGGTCCGCTTTCGCGCCGGAGCAACGCTTCTGGGTACAGGGATTCAGGCAGCACGCGTCGCTCGCTCCGTTCGAAGGGGGCTCGGGGGGGGCGGCGGTCTGGGGCGACTACGACAACGACGGTGACCTGGACATGCTGCTCACGGGGGCTGACGTACCGGCAGCGTTGCCGATGACGAAGATCTACCGAAATCAGAGCGGGTCCTTCGTCGACATCGGCGCCGCGATCATGGGCGCCCGATTCGGCTCCGCCGCGTGGGGGGACTATGACCACGACGGGGACCTCGACATCCTCATCGCTGGAGACAGCATCTTCATCAATGGGCCACGCTCGAAGGTCTATCGAAACGAAGGCAACGGGACGTTCACGGACATCGAAGCAGGACTGGTGGGGTTTGCGTACTCTTCAGTGTCTTGGGCCGACTACGACAACGATGGAGACCTCGACATTCTGATCTCGGGTTTGGAGGCGGACGGCATTGGTTCGACGAGGTTGTATCGCAACCACGGGGACGACGGCTTCCTGGAGGTTGTGACGGGTTTGGCGGGAGGGGCTTTCGCCACGGCATGGGGTGATTACGACAATGACGGCGACCTCGACCTTCTGATGGGGGGTGCAGGCGACGAGAGCGGGATGCTCACGTTGCTCTATCGCAACGACAGCGAGGATGGGTTCGTGCTCGTCCCCGCCGCGTTTGCCGGCTTCAATTCGGGTTCCGTCGCCTGGGGTGATTACGACCACGACGGAGACTTGGATGTCCTGCTCACCGGACCGTTGGCCACCAGGGTATATCGAAACGATGGAGGTGCATCTTTCGCACTCGGGTTCTCGGCTCCAAATGGGGGTGGCGCTCCTTGGGAACGGTCGACGAGCTGGGCTGACTATGACAATGATGGCGACCTGGACTTCTTCGCCACGGGAAGCGATGACTTTGGGCTTTTCCGAAACGATGGAGGCGGCACCTTCTCCCACGTGTTTTCAAGCGTGGTCCCATCTCGGGAAGCGGCTTGGGGAGATTTCGACAACGATGGTGATCTGGATCTCCTGACTGCTGGGAATGGCCCCACGAGGGTGTATCGGAACGACGGTGTGCCGCCCAACGCACCTCCCAATCCTCCCGGGAATCTCTCCGCGGTGCGGAACGGGGGCTCGGTCACTTTCAGCTGGGCTCCGACCGGCGACGACCGCACTCCGCCGCTGGGTGTGAGCTACAACCTGCGGGTGGGAACGACGCCGGGGGGCGACCAGATCGTCCCCTCGATGGCGGGTGCAAGCGGCTATCGAAGAGTCGTGCAGCTCGGCAATGCGCAGCAACGGTTCTCGTGGACGGTGTTGGCCCTGCCGCCGGGTCCGTATTACTGGTCCGTTCAGGCGATCGACGGGGGCTTCCTGGGGTCGTCCTTCGCGACCTCGACCGTCGCGGTGGAAGACGCCGGCGCGATGCCGACTGCAGCCGAGCTCGGTCCCGCGATTCCCAATCCGTTCTCCACCGAGTCGAGCTTGAGCTTCGCGCTTCCGCTGCGGTGCCATGTCGAGGTCGCCGTATTCGACCTCATGGGGCGCCGGGTGCGCGTGCTCGAGCGCGGCGACCGGCCAGCCGGGAGGCATCGTCTTCAGTGGGACGGGCGGGACGAGTCGGGGGTGGCGCAAGGAAACGGCGTCTATCTGGTCCGTATGACCGCCGCGGACAGGACCTTCACCCGAAAGCTGGCGCTGGCGCGCTGA
- a CDS encoding protein kinase — MSADDPVDAVTGSISDGDRVNWELAESSAADESDKASIDALRDIERVARGYRMLHASSRVHGGSGDGADGAESRGRLTPAQWGDLTVLELARAGANGEVWRAWDRWLQREVALKFLQVKDSEPTGLHDSGLLEEARALARVRHPSVVVVYGIADHDRRVGMWMEFLEGATLAAEIERRGALPALEVVRIGLALCRALEAVESAGLVHRDIKPANVVLEATGRVVLTDFGLGQRWELLSGRWRASGTPIFMSPGVLSGEPATPRSDLYALGVTLRWALTGRSPFNASNVEELKIEAAEGPSRTLESEQPDAPQQLVQAIDRAMAPNPEERFASAAQMTVALEHAVRSMTASRWRRPLAAVAIAAGAVLVVLSTVALMRTLMPLPSPPVTRFSIDPPPNRSLSGNPANVAVSPDGRQIAFVVGDSSGTNSIWVRSLDALAARQLGGTDGSTGPFWSPDGRHIGFFAQDKLKKIAVAGGLPQILCDAPDARGGTWGKDAIVFAPVPTGPLCRVSPDGGAATVIEKPDTTREETALRWPQFLPDGKHFLFVALPSRDGGHEVFVSSTDTPKRKLLTRSDAAPTVAGKDWLILSRDGHLMAQRFDSGQLRVAGDPIAIGPSAETQQSVGQRVASASRNGVLAHLNARLPDTQLLWVDRSGRRIGAIAAPEGRYEKGTISPEGERILVVRRTSPTVVDLWTIDSETGSATRVTSRSQSRIGGLPAWSPDGAQVAFSSNRDGVTNIYVKDLGKATPEHVVFQSTAQFKEVESWSADGRFLFFQQAEPQTAWDVWYLAMLGQRRAVPYLRSRQIELSGRPSPDGRWVAFISDKTGMNQLYVQSFPSLGKQHQISASEAAGCSWSSDGRELIVFSSDGTVWSVQVDTGGGDFKAAIPRPLFKAPDGLWITPSPDHRRFLVMVPEGDAPPATITVVQNWSAEALAKR, encoded by the coding sequence ATGAGCGCTGACGATCCCGTCGATGCCGTGACCGGATCGATCTCCGACGGAGATCGCGTGAATTGGGAGCTGGCTGAATCGAGCGCGGCGGACGAATCCGACAAGGCCAGCATCGATGCGTTGCGCGATATCGAGCGAGTCGCGCGCGGGTATCGCATGCTCCACGCCAGCTCGCGGGTCCATGGAGGTTCCGGCGACGGAGCCGATGGCGCCGAATCCCGCGGCCGGCTCACGCCCGCGCAATGGGGAGACCTCACGGTCCTCGAGCTCGCCCGAGCCGGAGCGAACGGTGAAGTGTGGCGGGCCTGGGATCGGTGGCTCCAGCGCGAAGTGGCTCTGAAGTTCCTGCAAGTGAAAGACTCGGAGCCCACGGGCCTCCACGATTCCGGGTTGCTCGAGGAGGCTCGCGCTCTCGCCCGCGTGCGCCATCCTAGCGTGGTCGTCGTGTACGGCATCGCCGACCATGACCGCCGCGTCGGGATGTGGATGGAATTCCTCGAGGGGGCGACCCTCGCCGCGGAGATCGAACGGCGTGGTGCGTTGCCTGCGCTCGAAGTGGTCCGGATCGGGCTCGCTCTGTGTCGCGCGCTCGAAGCCGTGGAGTCCGCCGGCCTGGTGCACCGCGACATCAAACCGGCCAACGTGGTGCTCGAGGCCACTGGCCGCGTGGTCCTCACCGACTTCGGTCTCGGACAACGATGGGAGCTTCTGAGCGGGAGATGGAGAGCCTCCGGCACACCCATCTTCATGTCGCCGGGAGTCCTGTCCGGAGAGCCGGCGACGCCGCGGAGCGACCTCTATGCGCTGGGCGTGACGCTGCGCTGGGCGCTGACGGGTCGTTCTCCGTTCAATGCAAGCAATGTCGAGGAGCTGAAGATCGAAGCCGCCGAAGGTCCATCCAGAACGCTCGAGAGCGAACAGCCGGACGCTCCCCAGCAGCTCGTGCAGGCCATCGACCGGGCCATGGCCCCGAACCCGGAGGAGCGGTTCGCGAGTGCCGCGCAGATGACCGTGGCGCTCGAGCATGCCGTGCGATCCATGACGGCGAGTCGTTGGAGGCGTCCGCTCGCCGCCGTGGCGATCGCAGCCGGCGCAGTCCTCGTCGTTCTTTCCACCGTGGCTTTGATGCGTACGCTGATGCCGCTCCCTTCACCGCCCGTCACGCGCTTCTCGATCGATCCACCACCCAACAGGTCATTGAGCGGGAACCCCGCGAACGTGGCCGTCTCTCCGGACGGTCGGCAGATCGCATTCGTGGTCGGTGACTCGAGCGGCACGAACTCGATCTGGGTCAGATCGCTCGACGCGCTTGCGGCGCGTCAGCTCGGAGGAACCGATGGCTCCACAGGGCCATTCTGGTCTCCTGACGGCCGCCACATCGGATTCTTCGCTCAGGACAAGCTGAAGAAGATCGCCGTGGCGGGAGGACTTCCCCAGATCCTGTGCGACGCGCCGGATGCGCGCGGGGGCACATGGGGGAAGGATGCCATCGTGTTCGCGCCGGTCCCCACCGGTCCCTTGTGCCGCGTTTCGCCGGATGGCGGTGCGGCCACCGTGATCGAGAAGCCGGACACGACCCGGGAGGAGACGGCGCTTCGCTGGCCCCAGTTCCTTCCCGACGGAAAGCACTTCCTCTTCGTGGCGCTTCCGTCTCGCGACGGCGGGCACGAGGTGTTCGTATCGTCGACCGATACACCGAAGCGCAAGCTCCTGACTCGGTCCGATGCCGCGCCCACCGTGGCCGGCAAGGACTGGCTCATCCTGAGTCGCGACGGGCATCTGATGGCTCAGCGATTCGATTCCGGACAGCTCCGCGTGGCGGGAGATCCCATCGCCATCGGCCCATCGGCCGAGACCCAACAGAGCGTGGGACAGCGGGTGGCATCCGCATCGCGTAACGGCGTGCTCGCTCATCTGAACGCCAGGCTTCCTGATACCCAGCTGCTGTGGGTGGACCGGTCTGGGCGCCGGATTGGCGCCATTGCAGCGCCCGAGGGTCGCTACGAAAAGGGAACCATCTCTCCCGAAGGTGAGCGCATCCTCGTCGTGCGCCGAACCTCCCCAACGGTGGTGGACCTGTGGACCATCGATTCCGAGACTGGGTCGGCCACTCGAGTCACGTCGAGGTCACAGTCGCGGATCGGCGGACTTCCGGCGTGGTCGCCCGACGGCGCCCAGGTGGCCTTCAGCTCCAACCGTGACGGCGTGACCAACATCTATGTGAAGGACCTCGGCAAGGCCACGCCGGAGCACGTGGTCTTTCAATCGACGGCTCAGTTCAAGGAGGTCGAGTCCTGGTCGGCCGATGGCCGTTTCCTGTTCTTCCAGCAGGCGGAGCCGCAAACCGCCTGGGACGTGTGGTACCTCGCGATGCTAGGCCAGCGCAGGGCCGTCCCGTATCTCCGTAGTCGCCAGATCGAGCTGAGTGGCCGACCCTCACCGGATGGAAGATGGGTCGCCTTCATCTCCGACAAGACGGGGATGAATCAGCTCTACGTTCAATCGTTCCCGAGCCTGGGGAAGCAGCACCAAATCTCCGCCTCCGAAGCAGCTGGGTGCTCCTGGTCGAGCGATGGACGGGAGCTCATCGTCTTCAGCTCGGACGGCACGGTCTGGTCGGTGCAGGTCGATACCGGAGGAGGCGATTTCAAGGCGGCCATCCCGAGGCCGCTCTTCAAGGCGCCGGATGGCCTGTGGATCACGCCGTCACCCGACCACCGTCGATTCCTGGTCATGGTGCCGGAGGGTGATGCTCCGCCCGCCACGATCACCGTCGTTCAGAACTGGTCGGCCGAAGCGTTGGCGAAGCGGTAG
- a CDS encoding DUF1801 domain-containing protein — protein sequence MEQKKSSKPRTSSRKKPALLAGGNPKVAKAEGNAPVKAYLAAIPGWKRTVGRRLDALIVRTVPGVRKAVKWNSPFYGIEGQGWFLAFHVYTRYIKVTFFRGTSLRPVPPGGKSKEGRWIDVHEDDLDETQMAKWIRQAASIPGWNGGSNSSGGVAL from the coding sequence ATGGAACAGAAGAAGTCGTCCAAGCCCCGCACGTCGTCCAGGAAGAAGCCCGCCCTCCTGGCGGGTGGCAACCCCAAGGTTGCGAAAGCCGAAGGCAACGCTCCCGTGAAGGCCTACCTCGCGGCAATTCCGGGATGGAAACGGACCGTGGGGCGTCGTCTCGACGCACTCATCGTGAGAACGGTCCCGGGGGTGCGAAAGGCGGTGAAATGGAACTCGCCTTTCTACGGCATCGAAGGCCAGGGCTGGTTCCTCGCATTCCACGTATACACCCGATACATCAAGGTCACCTTCTTCAGAGGCACATCGCTGCGACCGGTTCCGCCAGGAGGCAAGAGCAAGGAGGGGCGCTGGATCGACGTTCACGAAGACGATCTCGATGAGACGCAGATGGCGAAGTGGATCCGGCAGGCGGCTTCCATCCCCGGCTGGAACGGTGGATCCAACAGCTCCGGCGGTGTCGCGCTCTAG
- a CDS encoding DUF4239 domain-containing protein encodes MQPAIHPFVFALLLFAGMLALLEVGHRFAMAHPKSDAEPGTIETALFALFGLLIAFTFSGAATRFQEKRMLIAEEANEILTAYRCIDFVASQEQPKLREKFRQYVDIRLEIYRRLPDRRAAAPALARMKQLQEEIWAEAIVATRLPSEDPAAARMLLPAVDSMYRMTITRMMSLQNHPPGIVYGILFVLGLLCALLAGFRLSSRVKRSWLHIVSFALVTAAVVYISLDMEYPRLGFIRLDQADQLLEEVRAEMD; translated from the coding sequence ATGCAACCAGCCATCCATCCCTTCGTCTTCGCCCTGCTCCTGTTCGCCGGCATGCTCGCCCTCCTGGAAGTCGGGCACCGCTTCGCCATGGCGCACCCAAAGTCCGACGCGGAGCCGGGCACGATCGAGACCGCCCTCTTCGCCCTCTTCGGTCTGTTGATCGCCTTCACCTTCTCCGGCGCGGCCACGCGATTCCAGGAAAAGCGCATGCTCATCGCGGAGGAAGCCAACGAGATCCTGACGGCCTATCGGTGCATCGACTTCGTGGCTTCCCAGGAGCAACCGAAGCTGCGCGAGAAGTTCCGCCAGTACGTGGACATCCGTCTCGAGATCTATCGCCGGCTGCCGGATCGGCGGGCCGCAGCCCCCGCCCTCGCCAGAATGAAGCAGCTGCAAGAAGAGATCTGGGCAGAGGCCATTGTGGCCACCCGGCTTCCCAGCGAAGATCCCGCCGCAGCACGGATGCTGCTGCCCGCGGTCGACTCGATGTACCGCATGACCATCACGAGGATGATGTCATTGCAGAATCACCCGCCGGGAATCGTCTACGGAATCCTCTTCGTGCTTGGGCTCCTGTGCGCTCTGCTCGCTGGCTTCCGGTTGTCGAGCCGGGTGAAACGAAGCTGGCTTCACATCGTGAGCTTCGCTCTGGTCACCGCCGCGGTGGTCTACATCAGCCTCGACATGGAATATCCACGCCTCGGCTTCATACGGCTCGATCAGGCCGACCAATTGCTGGAAGAGGTTCGGGCGGAGATGGATTGA
- a CDS encoding RNA polymerase sigma factor produces MSPESPAPDLLLTVDLLRDAKQGDAAALDALMARYLPRLHRWACGRLPAHARSLFETSDLVQETLLKALQMLDQIEIGGPGSFQAYVRRAIQNRIVDEVRWATRRAGSEPISEAMADPHASPLDKLIGRDLLQRYEHACSQLSADDRLLLHLRLELEFGYEDIAAAMNRPSPDAARMGVKRALKKLAEVMGHER; encoded by the coding sequence ATGTCCCCCGAATCTCCAGCGCCTGATCTTCTCCTCACCGTCGACCTGCTCCGCGATGCGAAGCAGGGCGATGCTGCCGCGCTGGACGCGCTCATGGCGCGCTACCTGCCGCGACTCCACCGATGGGCGTGCGGGCGCCTGCCCGCCCACGCGCGCTCGCTGTTCGAGACCAGCGACCTGGTCCAGGAGACGCTGCTCAAAGCCCTGCAGATGCTCGATCAGATCGAGATCGGGGGACCGGGAAGCTTTCAGGCCTACGTCCGTCGGGCGATCCAGAATCGCATCGTGGACGAGGTGCGCTGGGCGACGAGGCGCGCGGGATCCGAGCCGATCTCGGAGGCGATGGCGGATCCGCACGCCTCTCCGCTCGATAAGCTCATCGGCAGGGATCTGCTCCAGCGTTACGAACATGCCTGCTCCCAATTGTCCGCGGACGACCGCCTCCTCCTGCACCTCCGGCTCGAGCTGGAGTTCGGCTACGAAGACATCGCCGCCGCCATGAACCGACCCAGCCCCGATGCAGCCCGGATGGGGGTGAAGCGCGCGCTGAAGAAGCTCGCCGAGGTCATGGGCCATGAGCGCTGA